The following are from one region of the Myotis daubentonii chromosome 2, mMyoDau2.1, whole genome shotgun sequence genome:
- the RWDD4 gene encoding RWD domain-containing protein 4 isoform X4 codes for MGANEDQEMELEALRSIYEGDESFRELSPVSFQYRIGENGDPKAFLIEVSWTETYPQTPPIISMNAFFNNTISSAVKESILAKLQEAVEANLGTAMTYTLFEYAKDNKEQFMENHHPVNSATSISNILSVETPNVAPSSKKKDKKEQLTKAQKRKLADKTDHKGELPRGWNWVDVVKFGS; via the exons ATGGAACTGGAAGCATTACGTTCTATATATGAAGGAGATGAAAGTTTCCGGGAATTAAGTCCAGTTTCATTTCAATATAGG aTAGGTGAAAATGGTGATCCCAAAGCCTTCCTCATAGAGGTTTCCTGGACAGAAACAtatccccagacccctccaatcaTATCCATGAACGCTTTCTTCAACAACACCAT ATCCTCAGCCGTGAAGGAGAGCATATTAGCCAAGTTACAGGAAGCGGTGGAAGCCAACCTCGGCACTGCCATGACCTACACGCTGTTCGAGTACGCCAAGGACAACAAGGAGCAGTTCATGGAGAATCACCATCCCGTGAACTCTGCG acATCCATAAGCAATATCCTCTCAGTTGAAACTCCTAATGTAGCCCCATCCAGtaagaaaaaagacaagaaggAACAGCTTACAAAAGCCCAGAAACGCAAGCTGGCAGATAAAACag ATCACAAAGGGGAGCTCCCTCGAGGCTGGAACTGGGTGGACGTGGTGAAG TTTGGGTCATGA
- the RWDD4 gene encoding RWD domain-containing protein 4 isoform X3, which produces MGANEDQEMELEALRSIYEGDESFRELSPVSFQYRIGENGDPKAFLIEVSWTETYPQTPPIISMNAFFNNTISSAVKESILAKLQEAVEANLGTAMTYTLFEYAKDNKEQFMENHHPVNSATSISNILSVETPNVAPSSKKKDKKEQLTKAQKRKLADKTDHKGELPRGWNWVDVVKLSKSGTKDDE; this is translated from the exons ATGGAACTGGAAGCATTACGTTCTATATATGAAGGAGATGAAAGTTTCCGGGAATTAAGTCCAGTTTCATTTCAATATAGG aTAGGTGAAAATGGTGATCCCAAAGCCTTCCTCATAGAGGTTTCCTGGACAGAAACAtatccccagacccctccaatcaTATCCATGAACGCTTTCTTCAACAACACCAT ATCCTCAGCCGTGAAGGAGAGCATATTAGCCAAGTTACAGGAAGCGGTGGAAGCCAACCTCGGCACTGCCATGACCTACACGCTGTTCGAGTACGCCAAGGACAACAAGGAGCAGTTCATGGAGAATCACCATCCCGTGAACTCTGCG acATCCATAAGCAATATCCTCTCAGTTGAAACTCCTAATGTAGCCCCATCCAGtaagaaaaaagacaagaaggAACAGCTTACAAAAGCCCAGAAACGCAAGCTGGCAGATAAAACag ATCACAAAGGGGAGCTCCCTCGAGGCTGGAACTGGGTGGACGTGGTGAAG TTAAGCAAAAGTGGCACTAAAGATGATGAATAG
- the RWDD4 gene encoding RWD domain-containing protein 4 isoform X2 — protein sequence MGANEDQEMELEALRSIYEGDESFRELSPVSFQYRIGENGDPKAFLIEVSWTETYPQTPPIISMNAFFNNTISSAVKESILAKLQEAVEANLGTAMTYTLFEYAKDNKEQFMENHHPVNSATSISNILSVETPNVAPSSKKKDKKEQLTKAQKRKLADKTDHKGELPRGWNWVDVVKHLSKSGTKDDE from the exons ATGGAACTGGAAGCATTACGTTCTATATATGAAGGAGATGAAAGTTTCCGGGAATTAAGTCCAGTTTCATTTCAATATAGG aTAGGTGAAAATGGTGATCCCAAAGCCTTCCTCATAGAGGTTTCCTGGACAGAAACAtatccccagacccctccaatcaTATCCATGAACGCTTTCTTCAACAACACCAT ATCCTCAGCCGTGAAGGAGAGCATATTAGCCAAGTTACAGGAAGCGGTGGAAGCCAACCTCGGCACTGCCATGACCTACACGCTGTTCGAGTACGCCAAGGACAACAAGGAGCAGTTCATGGAGAATCACCATCCCGTGAACTCTGCG acATCCATAAGCAATATCCTCTCAGTTGAAACTCCTAATGTAGCCCCATCCAGtaagaaaaaagacaagaaggAACAGCTTACAAAAGCCCAGAAACGCAAGCTGGCAGATAAAACag ATCACAAAGGGGAGCTCCCTCGAGGCTGGAACTGGGTGGACGTGGTGAAG CAT TTAAGCAAAAGTGGCACTAAAGATGATGAATAG
- the RWDD4 gene encoding RWD domain-containing protein 4 isoform X1 yields the protein MGANEDQEMELEALRSIYEGDESFRELSPVSFQYRIGENGDPKAFLIEVSWTETYPQTPPIISMNAFFNNTISSAVKESILAKLQEAVEANLGTAMTYTLFEYAKDNKEQFMENHHPVNSATSISNILSVETPNVAPSSKKKDKKEQLTKAQKRKLADKTDHKGELPRGWNWVDVVKHVSICNCNELSKSGTKDDE from the exons ATGGAACTGGAAGCATTACGTTCTATATATGAAGGAGATGAAAGTTTCCGGGAATTAAGTCCAGTTTCATTTCAATATAGG aTAGGTGAAAATGGTGATCCCAAAGCCTTCCTCATAGAGGTTTCCTGGACAGAAACAtatccccagacccctccaatcaTATCCATGAACGCTTTCTTCAACAACACCAT ATCCTCAGCCGTGAAGGAGAGCATATTAGCCAAGTTACAGGAAGCGGTGGAAGCCAACCTCGGCACTGCCATGACCTACACGCTGTTCGAGTACGCCAAGGACAACAAGGAGCAGTTCATGGAGAATCACCATCCCGTGAACTCTGCG acATCCATAAGCAATATCCTCTCAGTTGAAACTCCTAATGTAGCCCCATCCAGtaagaaaaaagacaagaaggAACAGCTTACAAAAGCCCAGAAACGCAAGCTGGCAGATAAAACag ATCACAAAGGGGAGCTCCCTCGAGGCTGGAACTGGGTGGACGTGGTGAAG CATGTAAGTATTTGTAACTGCAATGAG TTAAGCAAAAGTGGCACTAAAGATGATGAATAG